Proteins encoded together in one Impatiens glandulifera chromosome 1, dImpGla2.1, whole genome shotgun sequence window:
- the LOC124926733 gene encoding subtilisin-like protease SBT5.4, which yields MSPLGFEPYVIYMGAHSHGEYGPMDADIDRVKNSHQQFLSSFLPSEEKHENSVINSYTKSINGFSAMLDENQAAEMEKNPNVVSVFPNKGRDLHTTRSWDFLSLEVKDKIKLDTFRPNSLWRKANYGEDVIIANLDTGVWPESRSFSDDGYGPIPARWKGFCQNNTKDGVPCNKKLIGARYFNKAYRAIAGDKLPNSQNTARDFEGHGSHTLSTAGGNFVHNASIGGIGIGIAKGGSPRARVAAYKVCWPKQTPESGSCFDGDILKAMDSAIDDGVDVLSLSVGGFVNSYMTDAISIGGFHAVKKGVVMVLSAGNNGGEWTVANVAPWLLTVAASTIDRQFESLIKLGNGQNFSGASLTKGLPKEDMYPIISAEDAAIVGVPPSDASMCTNGTLDAKKVNGKLLVCLRGENSRLEKGFIAAQAGAVGMILCDKDESDTPVLDLHFLPTSHVNYKTGQAILQYIKSTKNATGHLSASVEKFDVKPSPSMASFSSRGPNKLTPGILKPDITAPGVNIIAAYTGSKSPTEKDVDKRRFEYVTESGTSMSCPHVAGVAGLLKKLHPDWSPAAIKSAIMTTAKTKDNTEKAMLDSNLKKATPFNYGAGHIRPNRANDPGLVYDLSTVDHLNFLCAHGYTEAIVRQFSGVPDHKCSKTATILNYNYPSITVPDISKPVEVTRTLKNVGTPGTYVCHIRAPQGILVKVNPLTLSFLKIGEEKTFTIKMEIRAGVNITMDYVFGDIVWTDDHSHKVKSPIVVGFGMPAPSPSSSEDTAAVDLRGGI from the exons ATGAGTCCTTTGGGATTTGAG CCTTATGTAATCTATATGGGAGCACATTCGCATGGAGAATATGGCCCAATGGATGCCGACATAGATCGTGTTAAGAATTCTCATCAAcaatttctatcatcttttctTCCAAG TGAAGAGAAGCATGAAAATTCTGTCATTAATTCGTATACAAAAAGTATCAATGGATTCTCAGCCATGCTCGACGAAAACCAAGCAGCAGAAATGGAAA AAAATCCCAATGTTGTATCTGTATTTCCAAACAAAGGGAGAGATTTGCATACAACACGTTCATGGGATTTCTTGAGCCTTGAAGTTAAGGATAAGATTAAGCTAGATACATTTCGTCCCAATTCTCTATGGCGTAAGGCTAATTACGGTGAAGATGTCATTATCGCAAATTTAGACACAG GTGTCTGGCCCGAGTCTAGGAGTTTCTCGGATGATGGTTATGGTCCTATTCCGGCACGCTGGAAGGGATTCTGTCAAAATAATACCAAGGATGGAGTTCCTTGTAACAA GAAACTGATCGGAGCAAGGTACTTCAACAAAGCATACAGAGCAATTGCAGGGGATAAACTGCCCAATTCTCAGAACACCGCCCGCGATTTTGAAGGCCACGGTTCCCACACTCTCTCAACCGCCGGAGGCAACTTCGTCCACAACGCAAGTATCGGCGGAATTGGTATTGGCATCGCCAAGGGCGGCTCCCCAAGGGCTCGTGTGGCTGCCTACAAGGTGTGCTGGCCTAAACAGACGCCAGAATCTGGATCGTGCTTTGACGGAGACATATTGAAGGCAATGGATTCAGCCATAGACGACGGCGTAGATGTGCTCTCCCTCTCTGTCGGTGGATTTGTTAATAGTTACATGACCGACGCTATTTCTATCGGCGGTTTCCACGCCGTGAAAAAAGGGGTAGTCATGGTTTTATCGGCTGGTAACAATGGAGGTGAATGGACTGTTGCGAATGTTGCCCCGTGGTTACTTACTGTCGCAGCTAGCACAATTGATCGCCAATTCGAATCACTAATCAAACTCGGAAATGGACAAAATTTCTCG GGAGCAAGCTTGACAAAGGGATTACCAAAAGAGGATATGTATCCGATTATTTCCGCCGAAGATGCAGCCATCGTAGGTGTCCCTCCTTCAGACGC TTCTATGTGTACGAATGGGACTTTAGATGCAAAGAAGGTGAATGGTAAATTGTTGGTGTGCCTAAGAGGTGAAAATTCAAGATTAGAAAAAGGCTTCATAGCGGCTCAAGCTGGAGCCGTCGGTATGATCCTTTGCGATAAAGATGAATCCGATACCCCCGTTCTCGACCTTCATTTTCTTCCTACTTCTCATGTTAACTACAAAACCGGTCAAGCCATTCTTCAATACATCAAGTCTACcaa GAACGCAACTGGGCATTTATCAGCATCAGTGGAAAAGTTTGATGTGAAACCTTCTCCATCCATGGCTTCTTTCTCGTCCAGGGGTCCCAACAAACTAACACCAGGAATTCTCAAG CCTGATATAACAGCTCCAGGAGTGAACATTATAGCCGCCTATACTGGATCGAAGAGTCCAACTGAAAAAGATGTTGACAAACGAAGGTTTGAATACGTCACGGAATCTGGTACTTCCATGTCGTGTCCTCATGTTGCTGGAGTAGCGGGCCTTCTTAAGAAGCTCCATCCTGATTGGAGCCCGGCCGCCATTAAATCCGCCATCATGACAACAG CTAAGACAAAAGACAATACTGAAAAGGCAATGTTGGATTCAAACTTAAAAAAGGCGACGCCTTTCAACTATGGAGCTGGACACATACGTCCAAACCGAGCCAATGATCCTGGCTTGGTTTACGACTTGAGCACCGTTGACCATTTGAACTTCCTTTGCGCGCATGGATACACAGAAGCCATTGTACGTCAATTCTCCGGAGTTCCTGATCACAAATGTTCGAAGACAGCAACAATTCTGAACTATAACTACCCTTCAATTACCGTTCCCGACATATCCAAGCCAGTCGAGGTAACTCGGACTTTGAAGAACGTGGGTACACCGGGAACATATGTATGCCATATCCGTGCCCCACAAGGAATACTGGTTAAGGTTAATCCATTAACTCTTAGTTTCTTGAAGATTGGAGAAGAGAAGACGTTTACTATAAAGATGGAGATAAGGGCTGGAGTTAACATAACCATGGATTATGTGTTTGGAGATATTGTGTGGACAGACGACCACAGTCACAAGGTTAAGAGTCCAATAGTCGTTGGATTTGGCATGCCGGCGCCGTCACCAAGCAGCAGTGAAGATACCGCAGCTGTCGATTTAAGGGGCGGAATCTAA